One stretch of Acidobacteriota bacterium DNA includes these proteins:
- a CDS encoding phosphatidylinositol kinase: MSRYHPPPVIQVKQHLRPMRGGAQSHLMFADDGHYYVVKFQNNPQHIRVLANELIATRIAERVGLPVPIMEVVEVSSWLIENTPDLRIRIGSSSIPCQHGLALGGRFVLGPLEGQVFDYLPASALDRVRNLDAFAGMLALDKWTCNSNGRQAVFWKKTRDKKYTATFVDQGYCFNAGEWSYPDSPLRGVYPRNEVYADVRGWESFEPWLSRIENIDPAILWEIAESVPPEWYGSAVDDLEHLIEGLIKRRTMVRDLIDMFRTSSREPFQNWEARTSQMASHSPAGS, encoded by the coding sequence ATTTCGCGGTATCATCCTCCTCCGGTGATCCAGGTCAAACAACATCTGCGCCCGATGCGCGGGGGCGCCCAAAGCCATCTCATGTTTGCCGACGATGGGCACTACTACGTCGTCAAGTTTCAAAATAACCCCCAGCATATTCGAGTCTTGGCGAATGAACTGATAGCTACGCGGATTGCCGAGCGCGTAGGGTTGCCAGTTCCCATAATGGAAGTGGTCGAGGTAAGCTCATGGCTTATCGAGAACACCCCAGACCTGCGGATCCGCATAGGCTCATCCAGTATTCCCTGCCAGCATGGGCTCGCCTTGGGCGGGCGTTTCGTACTGGGACCTCTCGAAGGCCAGGTCTTTGACTATCTTCCTGCTTCGGCTCTCGACCGCGTTCGTAATCTCGACGCCTTCGCCGGCATGCTGGCGCTGGATAAATGGACCTGCAATTCTAATGGCCGCCAAGCTGTATTCTGGAAGAAGACTCGAGATAAGAAATACACGGCAACATTTGTCGATCAAGGTTATTGCTTCAATGCCGGCGAGTGGAGCTATCCAGATTCGCCTTTGCGTGGCGTCTATCCGCGCAATGAGGTCTATGCCGACGTGCGCGGATGGGAATCGTTCGAGCCCTGGCTTTCCCGAATTGAGAACATCGATCCCGCAATCCTTTGGGAAATCGCAGAAAGCGTTCCGCCCGAATGGTACGGATCGGCTGTCGACGACCTTGAGCACTTAATCGAAGGATTGATCAAACGCCGCACAATGGTTCGGGATCTGATTGATATGTTTCGTACCTCCAGTCGCGAGCCTTTTCAGAATTGGGAAGCCAGGACTTCCCAGATGGCGTCGCATTCTCCAGCAGGAAGCTAA
- a CDS encoding HslU--HslV peptidase ATPase subunit — protein sequence MAIYLPGTQEEQELALDELTPREIVSELDKYVVGQNAAKRAVAIALRNRMRRQKLSPELAEEIMPKNIIMIGPTGVGKTEIARRLARLANSPFLKVEASKFTEVGYVGRDVESIVRDLAEIAIDMVREERLEEVEDKAEVNAEERLLDLLLPPTASSPATAGLALGTGDGDSQSRTREKLRQQLREGKLDDRTVELDVRERSMPAFEIISNQGVEEMDINIKDMLPNIFGQRTKKRKMKVSEAFEYLIQEEEQRLIDMDLVTRTAVERVEQSGIVFLDEIDKIAGREGGHGPDVSREGVQRDILPIVEGTTVNTRYGMVRTDHILFIAAGAFHVSKPSDLIPELQGRFPIRVELQSLTIEDFIKILTEPKSSLVKQYTALLETEGLKLEFTRDALDEVAHFAFRVNESTENIGARRLHTIMERVLDEISFAAPEMAKEKKDKVLVDADYVKKMVADIAKDQDLSRYIL from the coding sequence GTGGCGATTTACCTCCCTGGAACTCAGGAAGAGCAGGAACTCGCGCTCGACGAACTCACGCCGCGCGAGATCGTTTCCGAACTCGATAAGTACGTTGTGGGCCAGAACGCCGCCAAGCGCGCCGTGGCCATTGCGCTGCGCAACCGCATGCGCCGGCAGAAGCTCTCGCCCGAACTGGCGGAAGAGATCATGCCGAAGAACATCATCATGATTGGCCCCACGGGAGTGGGCAAGACTGAGATCGCCCGCCGCCTCGCGCGTCTCGCGAACTCTCCATTCCTGAAAGTCGAGGCTTCGAAATTCACCGAAGTTGGATACGTCGGCCGTGACGTGGAATCCATCGTCCGCGACCTGGCTGAAATTGCAATCGACATGGTTCGCGAAGAGCGCCTCGAGGAAGTCGAGGATAAGGCTGAGGTCAATGCTGAGGAGCGTCTTTTGGATCTGCTGTTACCGCCTACAGCATCCTCCCCAGCGACTGCCGGTCTTGCCTTGGGAACAGGCGACGGCGACTCTCAATCGCGTACCCGCGAGAAACTTCGCCAGCAGCTTCGCGAAGGCAAGCTCGACGATCGGACAGTCGAGCTTGATGTCCGCGAACGCTCAATGCCCGCCTTTGAGATCATCTCCAACCAGGGCGTGGAGGAGATGGACATCAACATCAAAGACATGCTGCCCAACATCTTCGGCCAACGCACCAAGAAGCGGAAGATGAAGGTCAGCGAAGCCTTCGAATACCTGATTCAGGAAGAAGAACAGCGCCTGATCGATATGGATCTGGTCACCCGCACTGCGGTCGAGCGCGTGGAGCAGTCGGGCATTGTCTTTCTTGATGAGATCGATAAAATCGCAGGCCGCGAAGGCGGCCATGGCCCTGATGTTTCGCGCGAAGGCGTGCAGCGTGACATCCTTCCGATCGTGGAAGGCACCACAGTCAACACTCGGTATGGCATGGTACGCACCGACCATATTCTTTTCATCGCAGCTGGAGCCTTCCACGTTTCCAAGCCGAGCGATCTGATTCCGGAGCTGCAAGGGCGTTTCCCGATTCGGGTCGAGCTGCAGTCCCTGACGATTGAAGATTTCATTAAGATTCTGACCGAGCCGAAGTCGTCGCTGGTGAAGCAGTACACAGCGCTACTGGAAACCGAAGGCCTGAAGCTGGAGTTCACGCGCGACGCCCTTGACGAAGTTGCCCACTTTGCCTTCAGGGTCAACGAATCCACGGAAAACATCGGCGCCCGTCGGCTGCATACCATTATGGAACGCGTGCTCGATGAGATCAGCTTCGCCGCGCCGGAGATGGCAAAGGAAAAGAAAGACAAAGTTCTGGTAGACGCAGATTACGTGAAGAAGATGGTGGCCGACATCGCCAAGGATCAGGATCTCTCGCGCTACATTCTGTAG
- a CDS encoding single-stranded DNA-binding protein, translated as MPIQDRVAAARRVDEVLRNTIQQAGFRLKYRISANPPVNTELGESPEIVVEFAGPDSPLLLERNGELLRALEHVSLKVLRLESEEHDKLSFDCMSFKTLRAQELKLAAEVAAERVRKTGQPYQFAPMSARERRMLHLAMRDHADLRTESSGVAERRFVVVYPRDYKGAVPAPMQTGRRR; from the coding sequence ATGCCGATCCAAGATCGAGTTGCCGCCGCCCGACGTGTTGATGAAGTCCTGCGCAACACCATTCAGCAGGCTGGATTTCGCTTGAAGTACCGCATTAGCGCAAATCCTCCTGTCAACACAGAGCTTGGGGAGAGCCCGGAGATTGTGGTTGAGTTTGCTGGTCCTGATAGCCCGTTGCTCTTGGAACGTAACGGAGAACTCTTGCGCGCGCTCGAACATGTTTCATTAAAGGTCCTGCGGCTAGAATCGGAGGAGCACGACAAGCTCAGCTTTGACTGCATGAGTTTCAAGACGCTGCGAGCGCAGGAGTTGAAGCTGGCAGCCGAAGTCGCAGCCGAACGCGTACGCAAGACCGGCCAGCCGTATCAATTTGCGCCAATGTCTGCTCGCGAACGCCGCATGCTCCACCTCGCCATGCGGGACCACGCCGACCTGCGCACTGAAAGCTCCGGAGTGGCTGAAAGACGCTTCGTTGTGGTTTATCCGCGAGATTACAAAGGCGCCGTTCCGGCTCCGATGCAGACCGGCAGACGAAGATAG
- a CDS encoding tRNA (adenosine(37)-N6)-dimethylallyltransferase MiaA has protein sequence MSAEPLLVVILGSTASGKTALSLKLAEQFGGEIVSCDSVAVYRELEIGTAKPTQAERSRVRHHLIDVASPAEEFSAGDYSRLARKAVTAIRDRGCLPIVVGGTGLYLRALLEGLFEGPTRSEQLRIRLRRSADQRTIEHLHRILSRLDPEAAARIHPNDTPKLIRAIEVCLLAGERLTVMWDKGRDPLTGFRILRIGLEPDRNALYEHINARCTAMFEAGLIDETRRLLTAYRTVDTANDSDPRPIARPLRSLGYRQAMQHLRGEISAELALLAAQQAHRNYAKRQLTWFSREPDVSWFPSFGDDPEVQREVGKIVAREMELSSEQPPRVTSESTITSLTSTSSTEKLKIF, from the coding sequence ATGAGCGCGGAACCTCTCCTTGTTGTGATACTCGGCTCAACAGCGAGCGGCAAGACAGCCCTGTCGCTTAAGCTGGCCGAGCAATTCGGAGGTGAGATCGTAAGCTGCGATTCAGTCGCGGTATATCGCGAGCTGGAGATCGGCACGGCGAAGCCAACGCAGGCGGAGCGGTCGCGGGTTCGTCATCATTTGATCGATGTTGCCTCACCCGCTGAAGAGTTCAGTGCCGGTGACTACTCACGTCTGGCGCGGAAAGCGGTCACCGCGATCCGCGATCGTGGGTGCTTGCCCATTGTCGTTGGCGGTACCGGGCTGTACTTGCGCGCGCTGCTCGAAGGTCTTTTTGAAGGCCCTACTCGCTCCGAGCAGCTCCGCATTCGCCTACGTCGGAGCGCCGATCAGCGGACGATCGAACATTTGCACCGCATTCTTTCTCGGTTAGATCCCGAAGCTGCGGCCAGAATTCATCCGAACGATACGCCCAAACTCATTCGTGCCATCGAAGTTTGTCTGCTGGCAGGCGAGCGACTCACTGTAATGTGGGACAAGGGACGCGACCCGCTAACAGGTTTCCGCATCCTGCGCATAGGACTGGAACCCGACCGCAATGCTCTCTACGAACACATCAATGCCCGTTGCACAGCGATGTTCGAAGCCGGCCTTATCGACGAAACGCGACGTTTGCTGACGGCCTACCGGACAGTGGACACTGCAAATGATTCTGATCCGCGACCGATTGCGCGTCCGCTCAGATCACTCGGCTATCGCCAGGCAATGCAGCATCTCCGGGGCGAGATTTCAGCAGAGCTGGCTCTACTCGCCGCTCAACAGGCTCATCGCAATTATGCCAAGCGCCAGCTCACCTGGTTCAGCCGGGAGCCGGATGTGAGTTGGTTTCCCTCGTTTGGAGACGATCCAGAAGTCCAGCGCGAAGTAGGAAAGATAGTGGCACGTGAGATGGAGCTATCGAGTGAGCAGCCGCCGAGAGTCACTTCGGAATCAACTATAACTTCGCTAACGAGCACCAGCTCCACCGAGAAGCTAAAGATCTTCTAG
- a CDS encoding elongation factor 4, which yields MDRQYIRNFAIIAHIDHGKSTLSDRLLELTGALSEREMQAQVLDAMDLERERGITIKAHAVRMMYTATDGQQYQLNLIDTPGHVDFSYEVSRSLASCEGALLIVDASQGVEAQTLANAYLAIHNGLDIIPVINKIDLPSADIPRAKEMIEHAVGLDATEALLVSAKTGEGVPDVLEAIVKRLPPPKGPADAPLQGLIFDSWFDPYRGVIVLTRIVAGTLRKGMKIRLWSNGEVFDVEQLGVLTPKPVEIEQLEAGEVGFLMANIKNVSHAKIGDTITEDAHPAIEALPGFEELKPMVFAGLYTVDAHEHTLLRDALEKLRLNDSSFFFEPESSAALGFGFRCGFLGLLHMEIIQERLEREFNLNLITTAPSVRYRVTKSDGTVIDVDNPSKWISQSEIGKVEEPVITAMIMTNEEYVGGILKLVEEKRGKQKNFEYVSSNRVMLTYELPLNEIVLDFYDRLKSVSRGYASLDYHLSGLWESPMVKLDILVSGDPVDALSIIVHRDSAYERGRTLAAKMKELIPRQMFEVAIQAAIGGKVIARETVPAMRKNVLAKCYGGDITRKRKLLEKQKEGKKRMKRIGRVDIPQEAFLAVLKVGE from the coding sequence ATGGATCGTCAGTACATCCGAAATTTCGCAATCATCGCGCATATTGACCACGGAAAATCCACGCTCTCCGACCGCCTGCTTGAGCTCACCGGTGCGCTCAGCGAGCGTGAAATGCAGGCCCAGGTGCTGGACGCGATGGACCTTGAGCGCGAGCGTGGAATCACCATCAAGGCGCATGCCGTCCGCATGATGTACACCGCCACAGACGGCCAGCAGTATCAGCTCAATCTGATCGATACTCCTGGCCACGTAGATTTCAGCTATGAAGTTTCGCGCTCACTCGCTTCGTGCGAGGGAGCTCTGCTGATTGTCGATGCCTCGCAGGGGGTGGAGGCGCAGACTTTGGCCAATGCATATTTGGCCATTCACAACGGCCTCGACATCATTCCTGTCATTAACAAGATCGATCTTCCAAGCGCGGATATCCCGCGCGCCAAGGAGATGATTGAACATGCCGTCGGGCTTGACGCCACGGAGGCGCTGCTGGTCAGCGCGAAGACCGGCGAAGGTGTTCCCGATGTTCTCGAAGCCATTGTGAAGCGACTGCCGCCGCCGAAAGGACCGGCCGATGCTCCTCTCCAAGGACTGATCTTCGATTCGTGGTTCGATCCGTATCGCGGCGTCATCGTTCTCACGCGAATTGTGGCGGGCACATTGCGTAAAGGCATGAAGATCCGTCTCTGGTCAAACGGCGAAGTCTTCGATGTGGAGCAGTTGGGCGTGCTCACGCCTAAGCCAGTTGAGATCGAGCAGCTCGAAGCTGGGGAAGTCGGTTTCCTGATGGCAAATATCAAGAATGTGTCACACGCGAAGATCGGTGACACCATCACCGAGGATGCCCATCCGGCAATCGAGGCTTTGCCTGGATTCGAAGAGCTCAAGCCGATGGTTTTCGCAGGTCTTTATACGGTCGATGCTCACGAACACACGCTGCTCCGCGATGCGCTTGAAAAGCTACGGCTGAATGATTCTTCATTCTTCTTCGAGCCCGAGAGCTCTGCCGCGCTCGGCTTCGGATTCCGCTGCGGATTTCTTGGCTTGCTCCATATGGAAATTATCCAGGAGCGCCTCGAGCGCGAATTCAATCTGAATCTTATTACCACTGCTCCGAGTGTGCGCTATCGCGTCACCAAAAGCGATGGGACCGTGATTGACGTTGATAATCCATCGAAGTGGATTTCCCAAAGTGAGATTGGCAAAGTCGAAGAGCCGGTGATCACCGCCATGATTATGACCAACGAAGAGTACGTTGGCGGAATTCTCAAGCTCGTCGAGGAGAAGCGCGGGAAGCAAAAGAACTTCGAGTATGTAAGCTCGAATCGCGTAATGCTGACGTATGAGCTGCCGCTGAACGAGATCGTGCTCGATTTCTATGATCGTCTGAAGTCGGTTTCTCGCGGGTATGCCTCTCTCGATTACCATCTCTCCGGTCTCTGGGAGTCGCCGATGGTGAAGCTGGACATTCTGGTTTCCGGCGATCCTGTCGATGCGCTCTCGATCATCGTGCATCGGGATAGTGCATACGAGCGAGGACGGACCCTCGCGGCGAAGATGAAAGAGCTGATCCCCAGGCAGATGTTTGAAGTCGCGATTCAAGCGGCGATCGGCGGCAAGGTCATTGCGCGCGAAACCGTTCCTGCGATGCGCAAGAACGTACTGGCCAAATGCTACGGTGGCGACATCACGCGAAAACGGAAACTGCTCGAGAAACAAAAAGAAGGCAAGAAGCGCATGAAGCGGATCGGTCGGGTGGACATTCCTCAGGAAGCGTTTTTGGCTGTGTTGAAGGTTGGAGAGTAG
- a CDS encoding DNA-binding protein yields the protein MASGMTKTALVRNMAEKLEINNKQAAAFLQHLADTAIKETKKNGVFVIPGLGRLVKAERKARMGRNPQTGEPIKIKAKTVVKFRVAKAAKDSIAPKKG from the coding sequence ATGGCATCAGGCATGACCAAGACAGCCCTCGTCCGCAACATGGCCGAGAAACTTGAAATCAACAACAAGCAGGCAGCAGCGTTCCTTCAGCATCTCGCTGATACCGCTATTAAGGAAACCAAGAAGAACGGCGTGTTCGTGATCCCCGGACTTGGCCGCTTGGTGAAGGCCGAGCGCAAGGCACGCATGGGCCGCAACCCCCAGACGGGCGAACCAATCAAGATCAAGGCCAAGACCGTCGTGAAGTTCCGCGTCGCCAAGGCTGCGAAGGACTCCATCGCTCCGAAGAAGGGCTAG
- a CDS encoding amino acid permease has translation MASQLFAKKSIDKLIANSEEPEHRLKKTLGPWSLTALGIGAVIGSGIFTVIGTAIAGQKFDTSSILNAPLLDYLIRHSATFGRPGAGPALALSLVLVATVCAFTALCYAELASMIPIAGSAYTYTYATIGELIAWIIGWDLILEYAVSNIAVCIGFSAHFVDLFDWFGIHPTAKWISPAYLPGGLTDLAGNMIYAPGWHLGFNIPAFLIVMLITVVLVRGIRESAETNNVMVLLKISAILAFIIAGAHFVNRSHYHPFFPNAWSGVLTGGSIIFFTYIGFDSVSTAAEEAKNPQRDVPFGIIATLVICTLLYVGVAVTLTGLVPWQSMIDDAAPVVNALKKLSWIPGGGMLRWIRLVVLFGAMMGMISSILVFQLGQARVWFSMSRDGLLPKLFSNVHPRFRTPAFSTWVAGFVVGLPAGLLDIGTASDLSNIGTLFAFVLVSIGVLILRYREPERHRGFRSPGGLVAPILSVAFCLLLMAGLPILTWLRFFAWLIVGLAIYFFYSRHRSEFAS, from the coding sequence CTGGCAAGCCAACTTTTCGCCAAGAAGTCCATCGACAAATTAATCGCAAACTCCGAGGAGCCGGAGCATCGGCTAAAAAAGACGCTTGGCCCTTGGTCTTTAACTGCGCTCGGCATCGGCGCGGTTATCGGTTCCGGCATCTTTACTGTGATCGGCACTGCGATCGCGGGACAGAAATTCGACACCTCCTCCATCCTGAACGCTCCGTTGCTGGATTACTTGATCCGACACTCCGCCACGTTCGGCCGCCCTGGAGCTGGGCCGGCATTGGCGCTCTCGCTGGTTCTGGTAGCAACCGTCTGCGCCTTCACAGCGCTGTGCTATGCCGAACTGGCGTCCATGATTCCCATTGCGGGAAGCGCTTACACCTATACGTATGCAACGATCGGAGAGCTGATTGCCTGGATCATCGGCTGGGACTTGATCCTTGAGTACGCGGTCAGCAACATCGCTGTATGCATTGGATTCTCGGCGCATTTCGTCGATCTATTCGACTGGTTCGGCATTCATCCCACCGCGAAATGGATTAGTCCAGCGTATCTTCCCGGAGGTCTAACCGACCTAGCGGGCAACATGATCTATGCCCCGGGCTGGCACCTGGGGTTCAATATCCCGGCGTTTCTGATCGTGATGCTGATCACCGTTGTCTTGGTGCGGGGCATCCGCGAGTCGGCGGAGACGAACAACGTCATGGTTCTGCTAAAGATTTCCGCGATCCTGGCATTCATTATCGCCGGCGCGCATTTCGTCAATCGGTCCCACTATCACCCCTTCTTTCCCAATGCATGGTCCGGAGTCTTGACCGGCGGCTCGATCATCTTCTTTACATACATCGGATTCGATTCTGTCTCGACGGCTGCTGAAGAAGCAAAAAATCCTCAGCGCGACGTACCGTTCGGGATCATCGCTACACTCGTAATCTGCACGCTGCTTTATGTCGGCGTTGCCGTCACGCTTACCGGACTTGTGCCATGGCAGTCAATGATTGACGACGCCGCGCCGGTAGTGAACGCACTCAAGAAGCTTTCCTGGATTCCTGGCGGTGGCATGCTGCGTTGGATTCGATTGGTCGTGCTGTTTGGTGCCATGATGGGAATGATCTCTTCCATCCTCGTATTTCAGCTGGGGCAAGCCCGTGTATGGTTTTCCATGTCCCGCGACGGGTTACTGCCCAAGCTCTTCAGCAACGTCCATCCTCGCTTTCGGACGCCAGCATTTTCGACCTGGGTGGCGGGATTTGTCGTTGGGCTTCCGGCTGGATTACTGGATATCGGCACAGCTTCCGACCTTTCCAATATCGGAACACTCTTTGCGTTCGTTCTAGTGTCGATTGGAGTATTGATTCTGCGTTACCGCGAACCTGAGCGGCATCGCGGATTTCGCTCTCCAGGTGGACTTGTGGCCCCGATCCTCAGCGTGGCGTTCTGTCTCCTGCTCATGGCTGGACTTCCAATTCTTACCTGGCTGCGCTTCTTTGCGTGGCTAATCGTAGGTTTGGCAATCTACTTCTTTTACAGTCGCCACCGGAGCGAATTCGCAAGTTAG
- a CDS encoding sigma-70 family RNA polymerase sigma factor, which produces MRRSMGGFERYMSRPMVLELTQSEPRCMTANAVAQEIEALVREHSRLVFRIAYSVVRNHADAEDVVQEVFLRVAKHGGAGITDPKAWISRIAWRASVDRFRRLGRPDQEEFDERLHAPQVAPPGTEQGAISRQTLQLLDRMIAALPKKERDALLLISLEEMSSAEAAKILGTTETSIRARVFRARRRLAEKLQRLIGTKYGR; this is translated from the coding sequence ATGAGACGTAGCATGGGTGGTTTTGAGCGATACATGTCCCGTCCGATGGTCTTGGAACTCACTCAGAGTGAGCCTCGCTGCATGACGGCGAATGCGGTCGCTCAGGAGATCGAAGCCCTGGTGCGCGAGCATTCGCGACTAGTCTTTCGCATCGCCTATTCCGTAGTTCGCAACCATGCCGATGCGGAGGATGTGGTGCAGGAGGTCTTCTTGCGCGTAGCGAAGCACGGAGGAGCCGGTATCACGGACCCGAAGGCCTGGATCTCGCGTATTGCGTGGCGAGCCTCAGTGGACCGCTTTCGCAGACTTGGCCGCCCGGATCAGGAAGAATTCGACGAACGGCTGCACGCGCCGCAAGTCGCTCCACCGGGAACGGAGCAGGGAGCGATCTCGCGACAGACGCTTCAGCTGCTCGATCGAATGATCGCTGCATTGCCCAAAAAGGAACGAGATGCATTGCTGCTCATATCGCTGGAGGAGATGAGCAGCGCTGAAGCGGCCAAGATATTAGGTACGACCGAGACCTCGATCCGAGCGCGGGTATTTCGCGCCCGCCGGCGCCTCGCAGAGAAATTGCAGAGACTAATAGGAACGAAGTATGGACGTTGA